CTAAAACTGCACCTATAAAGGCAGAAAAGAAAAGATGTAAAACTAAACGGATACTTATTTTTTTTGTTTTAAAAATGGCTATAAGACCTGTAAGCCAAGCCGCCCCAAAAGCAATAAACATAATTATATACGGAATACTAAACGTAAAAAAAACATTTTTTAAACTGATCTCTCTCATAAAGGAAAAAGAAGCAAGAGCTGCCATAATTGCAATGGCCATAGTTCCTTCACTTGTACTAAAGGTAGAAAAGTTCATGACCCCGTTTTTAAAGCGGCCCCAAAAAGTTCCTATCTGTCCGACATATAAAAACTGATATACACAAAAAAGCAAAATCGGATTTGTAACTCTAAAACAGAACATTAAAATGCCGGTAAGAAGGCCCGTAACAAAACCGTCCAGAAAATGATCAAAGTATTCGCCAAGCGGAGAACCGGTTTTTGTTCGTCTTGCCTGTATTCCATCCGAACAGTCCCCTATAATATAAATCCAGCAAAAAATAGGAATCAACCATAAAAATCTATAAGTGTCATAAATATAATTTAGATAAGCGGCAACGAATGAAAGCACTACAAAGCTATTGGAGAATATCGTTATTATATTTGCCGGAATTGATTCAGGTAAAATTCTTACAAGCGGAAACACAAAATACTTGTAAAGCATAGGAGTAAGCAATGACTTATCCTCTGCACTGTAGGAGTAATTTTCCATTTTCAGTTCTTTTTAGTGTACCCTTTTATAGTTTTTAATTTCGGTTTTTATTCGTGAAATTAACTCCGTTCTGGGAATTCGAACTTGCTCCATCGAATCCCTAAAACGCAAGGTAACCGTATTATCTTCTTTGGAGTCATAATCTACGGTTACGCAAAAAGGTGTTCCGACCTCATCTTGACGGCGGTATCTTTTTCCGATAGCACCGGATTGGTCATAATCGGTTTTAAATTCCTCTTTAAGCTCATTTCGAATTTCTTCGGCCAATTCTGCAAGCCCGTCTTTTTTCATCAAGGGAAGAACAGCAACGGTTATAGGAGCAATATTCGGATGGAAGCGTAATACGGTTCTCCAATCATCATCATTTCCCTTATCGGCAACCTTTTCTTCATCATAGGCATCGCAAATAAACATAAGAACATTTCGAGTTAAGCCGGCTGAGGTTTCAATTATGTACGGAATATATTTTTCGTTTCCGTTATCTTGATCGATGTATTGCATATCCTTGCCTGAATACTCGGTATGACGTGTAAGGTCATAGTTAGTTCGGTTGTGTACTCCTTCAAGTTCCTTAAAGCCCATCGGGAATTCGTATTCGATATCATAAGCATCTTTTGCATAATGAGCAAGTTCGTCCTTACCGTGCTGATGCCACTGAAGTTTATTTGTTCTTACTCCATATTTTTCATAGAATGCCCAGCGCTGTTTTTTCCAATAGTCGAACCATTCGTCATCAGTTCCGGGCTTTACAAAAAACTGCATCTCCATCTGTTCAAATTCGCAGGTTCTAAAAATAAAGTTTTTTGTAACAATTTCGTTTCTAAAAGCCTTTCCGATTTGAGCAATACCGAAGGGAATCTTCATTCTATTTGATTGAATAATATTTTTATAGTTTACATAAATACCTTGGGCAGTTTCGGGGCGAAGATAGATAACGCTTGAATTATCGTCTGTGGGACCGATGTGAGTTTTAAACATTAGATTGAATTTTCTGGTGTCGGTAAGCTCGCCGCCGCAATCGGGACAAAGTTTTTTTTCAAGATTTTCAGGAAGTAAATGGTCTGCTCTAAAACGCGACTTACATTTTTTACAGTCGACTAAAGGATCGGTAAAATTTTCAACATGACCTGAAGCCTCCCATGTACGGGGGTGCATCAAAATTGCAGCATCAAGCCCTACGATATTATCATGGAGTTGGGTCATCTCCTTCCACCAAGATCTGGAAACATTATTTTTTAGCTCTATACCTAGAGGGCCGTAATCCCATGCCCCATTTTGTCCTCCGTAAATTTCCGATGACTGAAAAACGAAACCTCTTCTTTTACAAAGGCTTACAATTTTTTCCATTGAAATCTTATGATCTTCCATAAAGTCTCTCCCTCTTACAAAGTAACAATTTCGGAATTATAATGTTTTTTTAATCTTTATACAAGTACCCGCATCCTCACGTTAAATCTTATAAATTGTAAGAGGTATTGCCCAAAAAAAACATTTTACAGTTGCAAATATAGTTTTTTTATGTCATAATACTTACATGAAAACTGATATAGAAATAGCTAGAGAAGCGAAGCTAAACAAAATCGCTGAAATTGCAGACGGTTTAGGGATTCATGATGATAATGTCATTCCCTATGGAAAGTATATAGCCAAGGTTCCCTATAGCGTTATAGATGATGCAAAGGTAAAAAAGAATAATTTAATTCTTGTTACCGCCATCACACCTACAAAGGCAGGGATCGGAAAGACAACCGTTTCTATCGGTCTTGCCTTAGGCTTAAACAAGATCGGAAAAAAGGCTGTTGCAGCCTTGAGAGAACCTTCTTTGGGCCCCTGTTTCGGTATGAAGGGCGGGGCAGCAGGAGGCGGTTACGCCCAAGTTTTACCGATGGAAGATATAAACCTCCACTTTACGGGAGACTTTCATGCAATAACTTCGGCACATAACATGATAAGCGCTCTTTTTGACAATTATATTTTTAGAAATCAAGGAACGCCTAAAGCCATTAAAACCGTACTTTGGAAAAGAGTTTTGGATGTTAACGACAGAAACTTGCGCCAAGTTGTTACCGGATTAGGAGACGGTAACGGTGTAGTAATGGAATCGGGATTTGATATTACCCCGGCTTCCGAAATTATGGCTATTTTCTGCCTTGCAAAAGACATTGAAGATTTACGCCGAAGAATCGAAAATATCATATTGGGTTATGATACCGAAAATAATGCCGTAAAGGTAAAAGATTTAGGAATTGCAGGTTCAATAGTAGTTCTTTTAAAGAATGCCATTAACCCCAACCTTGTACAAACAACGGAAAATACTCCGGCCTTTATTCACGGCGGCCCCTTTGCAAATATTGCTCATGGATGTAACTCGGTAATAGCTACAAAAACAGCTCTTACTTACGGAGAGTATGTAATTACCGAAGCAGGCTTCGCCGCAGACCTCGGCGCCGAAAAATTCTTCGATATCAAGTGCCGAAAAGCCGGTTTAAATCCTAAGTTGACAATAATCGCGGCTACTACAGGCGGGTTGAAAATGCACGGAGATGTTCCCGAAAAGGAAATATCCAAACCCAATGCAGAAGCCCTCAAAAAAGGCTTGATCAACCTTGATAAGCACATTGAAAACATGAAAAAATTCGGACAGACTGTAGTTGTAGCCCTTAACAGATATGGATACGACATTGACTCCGAATTGGATCTGGTTAAAAAGCACTGTGAAGCCCAAGGTGTAGGCTTTGCCGTAAACAATGCCTTTGTTGAAGGCGGAAAGGGTGCTGTTGCACTTGCCGAGCTCGTTGTAAAGACTATCGAAACAAATCCGTCAAAACCTTTAAAATTTGTTTACGAAGATAAAGACCCCATAAAAACAAAGATAGAAAAAATCTGTAAAGAAATCTACGGTGCTGCTGATGTTACATATTCGGGTGCAGCCGACAAGATGATCAAAAAGATTGAAGAAGCCGGAATGGCAGATTTCCCTGTTTGTGTCGCTAAAACACAGTACTCGTTCTCGTCGGATCCTAAACTTTACGGAGTTCCAACTGGCTTTGAAATGAATGTCAGGGACATCGTTTTAAACTCAGGTTCCGAAATGATTGTAGCTATTATGGGAGATATGATGAGAATGCCGGGTCTTCCGAAAGATCCGCAGGCTATCAGAATTGACCTTGTAAACGGAAATATTGAAGGTTTGTCATAAAATTTGCGATTTTATTTGATTTTTTTGGAATAATATTGTATAATATTAGAATAGCTATATGTATAAACTTGCCGAAAAGCGAGTATATAAATTATTTATTTAAGGAGTAAAAAATGAAAAACATTTTGAAAATTTTGACCTTATTGGCTGTTTTTTCTTTTATCTTTACGAGCTGTGGAACTCCCCCCACGCCTCCTCCCGAAGAAAAACCCGCACCCGTTGTTGTAGAAGAGCCTACACCGGCGCCGGAATCTGCTTCCGAGCCAAACCCGGTTGTTGAAGAACCTCGGGATGTTCCTGTAAAGGAATATATCGTAGTGCAAGGAGACACTCTGTCCGAAATTGCTTTGAAATTTTACGGCACAAGAGAAAAAGCTTACTACTTCCCCATAATTATGGCAATTAACCCCGGCATGGTTAAGCATCCGGATAAGCTTACACCGAAACTTAGGCTTTTAATCCCTGATTTTGAACTTTTTATGCAACATTCAGCTTCAAAGGAAAAGTCAAAACCTGAGTTTGAAAAATGTATAAAAATTTATGAGGATGAAGCTAGAACAGGAGTAGCTGAGTCCTTAAGAAGAAGGCTTAAAGAACTTTAATCTTACCAAACTTCCTCCCTAAAAGGGGAGGAAGTTTTTTTATTTCTGCAAAGTAATTTATAAACAATCAGGAGAATCCAATTTATGAATATAAGATATGCTGTGGAACTTTCAAAAGAACTTTTACAAATACACAGTCCCGGAGGCTATACAAAGAATGCTATAGATCGAATAAAAAAAGAATTCGATTCATTAGGCATAAAATATACCGAAACGAATAAGGGTGCTATTTATGGAACCATTGAGGGAAAAAACACGGCTAAACACAGAGTTGTTTCAGCCCACGCAGATACCCTCGGTGCTATGGTACGCCAAATAAAACCTAACGGCTGCTTAAAACTTGCTGCCATCGGGGGTATAGCATTTAACAGCATCGAAGGAGAAAATCTTTATATCATCACAAGAACGGGAAAGGTTATCACAGGTACCGGCCTTCCCGAAAAAGCCTCTGTTCATATTTTTGAAGCTATCGAAAAAGAAGAGCGAAACTTGGAAACCTTTGAAGTGCGCCTTGATGCGGAAACTCACTCAAAGGAAGAAACTCTGGCTCTTGGTGTGAATATAGGAGATTTTGTCGCCTTTGAGCCCCGGACAATCGAAACCGAGGACGGCTACATAAAATCCCGTCATTTGGATGATAAGGCCTGTGTTGGTATGCTTTTTGCTGCTTGTAAGGCCCTTAAAGAAAAGGGAGAAAACCCGGCTTATACTACCCACTTTTTTATAAGCAATTATGAAGAAATAGGGCACGGTTTTTACGGTATTCCTAAAGAGTGTTTTGAAGTCTTAGCTCTGGATATCGGAACAGTCGGAGGTGAGCAAAATTCGGATGAGCATGCAGTCACAATCATCGCTAAGGATTCACGCACACCCTACGATTTCGGCTTTAGACATAGGCTTGAAAACCTTGCTATTCAAAATAAAATCAATTATAGAACCGATGTTATGTTTAGGTACGGCTCGGATGCAAGTATGTATGTATTGCAGGGATTCGATATCAACTTTGCCTGTATGGGCCCGGGAGTAAGTGCAACTCACCACTATGAGCGAACTCATATCGACTCCTACAAAGAGACCATAAACCTCTTATACGCTTATTTAATGAGCGAATAGGTTTTTAGGATTGAATTTAGTTTAATATTATAAAAGCGATAATGTTTAAAAGCGGTAAACCTATAAGGCTGTAAGTCTTTAGCTTTGCCGCTTTTTTAAAATTTCAGGCCTTATCTTGCCTTCATATCCCTGATCGCTCGGCTCATAAAAATGAGTCCCTTCAAGTCCATCCGGAAGATATTGCTGCTTAACCCAATGACCTTCAAAGGCATGAGGATACAAATAGCCTTTACCATGACCTAAAGCTTCTCCGTCACGATTTGAATCCTTTAAGTGGTTAGGTACTTCTTTATTTTCCTTTTGAACACACTCTAGGGCTTTGAAAAAGGCTTCGGCACTATTTGATTTAGGGCAGGTAGCCAAATAGAGGGCAGCATGAGCTAGATGATACCTGCCTTCAGGCATACCGACTCTGTCAAAGGCTTCGGCAGCACCTGAAACAACACTTACTGCCCCCGGAGAAGCAAGTCCTATATCTTCGCAGGCGGAAATTAACATTCGCCGGAATATAAAGCGCGGGTCTTCTCCTGCCGCTACCATTCTGGCAAGCCAGTACACGGCGGCATCGGGATCGCTTCCCCTGATAGATTTTATAAATGCGCTTATAACATCATAATGATAGTCACCGTCCCGATCATACAAGACAACCTTCTTCTGGATGCTTTCTTCGGCTGCCTTTAGACTAATCGTAATTTTAAAATTTTCTTCAGGAGGCCAGTGTTCTGTGCTAGTTTCAACGGCAAGTTCAAGGGCATTTAAAAGACTTCGCGCATCACCGGATGCCGTATCTATAAGATGCTCCAAGGCACCGGACTCAAATTCTATTTTCCAATTACCGTAACCTCTTTCTTTATTTGTCAGAGCAAATTGTGCAACTTTTTTTAGGTCATCATCGGTTAAAGGTTTTAATTCAAAAACTCGGCTGCGGCTTACAAGAGCCTTGTTTACCTCAAAATAAGGATTTTCCGTTGTAGCACCGATTAAAATTATCGTTCCGTTTTCAACCCATGGCAGGAGAGCATCCTGTTGCGATTTATTCCAGCGGTGAACTTCGTCCACAAAAAGAATAGTCTTGCGGTTATATAGCTTTTTGTTTTCCTCAGCATTGGTTACAGCCTCCCTTATCTGTTGTACACCGGCTAAAACGGCATTTAAACTTAAAAAATTGCTTTTAGTGGTATTTGCGATAACTCTGGCAAGGGTGGTTTTTCCCGTGCCGGGAGGGCCGAAAAAAATAAGTGAAGAAAGTCTATCAGCTTGGATTGCCCGCCTTAAAAGGCAGTCTTTTCCGATTATATGTTCTTGGCCTATATATTCGTCCAAGCTGATAGGCCTCATGCGGGAAGCAAGAGGTTCATTTTGTTTAGAACTTGAAGCCGCAGCTTCAAAAAGATCTTTACTCACGGTTCCATTTACTGTTTTTATCGCTATAAAAGCCCCATAGCCCCGTGTTTCTTTTAATTGTGCCTGAATTAATACCCATGAATACGGCATACTCATTGCCTCCCCTGGAAACACCCAGCATAGGCTTCGTATAATAATTTCCAAGAGTAGTTTGGTATTGAGAATAGGAGCCGGGGGGCGTTGTAGAACCGGAATCGCCGGGGTTAAGCGGTTTTGCATTTGAAAGATTTATTGGTGGTGTAGTATTCACTTTTACCTCAGTATATCCTTTGGTGCATCCTAACAATATGGTTTCTCGTTCTTTAAAATAAGAAATACTTACAGGGCTTCCGGATATTGATTTTTTATTGTTCCAATTATCATCAGGTGAAGAACCATAATAATAAACTGTTGATCCGGCCAATATAAAAATTTTATCGTCAGCTCCGGCAGGACAAATCGCTGCCGATCCGCTCGGCAAACCTGAAACTGCTACAGGAACACCATTCTTATATAGTTTTGCCGAGTCTTTTGACTTTACCAAAACATAGTTTCCTGCTGCAGATAGAGAATGTACTTCACCTGTATCTATAGGACTACTAATGCCTCCGGCTTCCACTTTATATACTTTTTTTTGGCTCGAATCATATCCGAAAACAATTTTATTACCGGCAATAATGCGTATATTTTCGGAACCGGGAACGGTTTTCCAGCTTCCGCTTTCATAATATTTCATACTTCCTGAAGCAAAACAAGCAAAAACAACATTATTTCCGTCACTTGCAAGCTGTTGGGTACCTTCGGCACTTAAAATTTTTGACCAAGAGCCGTCATCGCTTTTTTCTTTTGAGTAAACTCCTGCCAGATTTGAGGCATAAACATTGTTACCTGCTTCCAGCAAGCTTAAGATATTCCCTTCAACCGAAAATTCTTTTAAATTAATCTCTTGTTCAATGGCTGCAAATATCGGCTTATTATAGCAAGCCGTAAAGCCTATAAAAACAAACGGTATTAAAATAAAAATATATCTTCTAAATTTCATACTGAATTCTCCCATAATTAAAGATGATATCTGGCAGCAAAGGTGATGCCTAAAAAATTTCCCGTTCGGTTATTTGTTTTATCTTTGAACCACTGGGGGACTACATTCCAAGATACATCGCCTCCGAATGACCATTCGGGAGAATACTGATAGTAAGTTCCTGCATCAAATCTAAAAATCATCCCGAAGTATTGGGCCCCGTTTCCGCTGTAAGACTGAATAGCTAATCCTATACCTCCTCCAAGAGGAATACGCCATTTTCCGGCAGCAAAGGTATAGCCCATATCAAATGTTATAGGAACAGCAAAGTAAAGATTTTTCGCCAATGTAGGATAAAACTGGAAACCTATACTTCCTCCTAAAGAAAAACCGTCTAAAATATAGTAACCGAAAGCTGCATTGATGGTGCCGCCCGGCCAAATATTCGGCTTAATAGCAAATTTCTCGATTGAAGTATTAAAAAGAGGTACTCCTAAGGATAAACCTACTTTTATGAATTTATCGCCTTGCCTGACAGGCCGGAACACTGCAGTTCCGTCTATTTTACTATTTGAAGGAGCTTCAGCCTCTTCTTGTGCAAAAATCGGAATCAAAAAAACGCTGATAATCAAACAACAAGAAATAAATCTCTTCACTTTTTATTCACCTCTAACTTAATAAAAATAGTATATCTTATTTTTTACAAGAATGTCTATATGTAAGTCTTGCACAAAAACCTATTATGTTATAACATAGTAGATATGAGATAACGTAAAGATTCTTGTCTTGTTTAAACTAACACAAGTTTAGAACAAACCGGAATAAGAATAGTTACTTGTACAAGTAAATGGAGGGAAAATGAGCGCTAAAATTATTGACGGCTCCCAGATAGCAGCAGACCTAAGAGCCGATATTGCAAAAGATGTCGAAAAAATAAAGGCAAAGGGAGTTCAGCCCACCTTGGCCGTTATTTTGGTAGGAAATGACCCTGCATCCCAATCCTATGTAAAGGGAAAGACAAATGCTCTTCACGAAGTAGGAATGAATGACAGGACATTCAGGCTTCCTGAGACGACAACTCAGGATGAATTGTTAAAACTTATAAAAGAGCTGAATGCCGACAAACTTATAAACGGTATTTTAGTTCAGCTGCCTTTGCCCAAACAAATCGATCCCGATGCCGTAATTGAAGCTATCAATCCCGAAAAAGATGTAGACGGATTCCATCCTGTAAATGTCGGAAAGCTCCTTTTAGGACACGATACCTTTATTCCCTGTACCCCCCACGGTGTAATTCATCTTCTAAAGAGAACCGGAGTTGAAACAAAAGGTGCAAATGTTGTAATTGTAGGCCGCTCCAATATTGTCGGGAAACCCCTTTCAGTTTTGATGATGAATAAGGATGTAAACGCTACGGTAACAGTTTGCCACAGCGGTACAAAAAATTTAGCGGAAGTAACAAAAGAGGCTGATATACTTGTCGCAGCTATGGGAAAACCCCAATTTATCAAAGCCGATATGATTAAAAAAGGCGCCGTCGTCATAGATGTAGGTGTAAACCGAATTGATGACAGTACTAAAAAGAGCGGCTTTAGGCTTGTAGGCGATGTTGATTTTGAACCCGCCTGTGAAATTGCCTCT
The DNA window shown above is from Treponema denticola and carries:
- a CDS encoding glycine--tRNA ligase — encoded protein: MEDHKISMEKIVSLCKRRGFVFQSSEIYGGQNGAWDYGPLGIELKNNVSRSWWKEMTQLHDNIVGLDAAILMHPRTWEASGHVENFTDPLVDCKKCKSRFRADHLLPENLEKKLCPDCGGELTDTRKFNLMFKTHIGPTDDNSSVIYLRPETAQGIYVNYKNIIQSNRMKIPFGIAQIGKAFRNEIVTKNFIFRTCEFEQMEMQFFVKPGTDDEWFDYWKKQRWAFYEKYGVRTNKLQWHQHGKDELAHYAKDAYDIEYEFPMGFKELEGVHNRTNYDLTRHTEYSGKDMQYIDQDNGNEKYIPYIIETSAGLTRNVLMFICDAYDEEKVADKGNDDDWRTVLRFHPNIAPITVAVLPLMKKDGLAELAEEIRNELKEEFKTDYDQSGAIGKRYRRQDEVGTPFCVTVDYDSKEDNTVTLRFRDSMEQVRIPRTELISRIKTEIKNYKRVH
- a CDS encoding CDP-alcohol phosphatidyltransferase family protein → MENYSYSAEDKSLLTPMLYKYFVFPLVRILPESIPANIITIFSNSFVVLSFVAAYLNYIYDTYRFLWLIPIFCWIYIIGDCSDGIQARRTKTGSPLGEYFDHFLDGFVTGLLTGILMFCFRVTNPILLFCVYQFLYVGQIGTFWGRFKNGVMNFSTFSTSEGTMAIAIMAALASFSFMREISLKNVFFTFSIPYIIMFIAFGAAWLTGLIAIFKTKKISIRLVLHLFFSAFIGAVLVWKVQAPIFMQTLIITFYNVLFIQSVLSATAEKLKESLPDFLVPLSSLLYFVFSEYFIIIGIVQCLYLLIRIIIRFFMFFKKYKHCWYWKNPIPAKK
- a CDS encoding LysM peptidoglycan-binding domain-containing protein: MKNILKILTLLAVFSFIFTSCGTPPTPPPEEKPAPVVVEEPTPAPESASEPNPVVEEPRDVPVKEYIVVQGDTLSEIALKFYGTREKAYYFPIIMAINPGMVKHPDKLTPKLRLLIPDFELFMQHSASKEKSKPEFEKCIKIYEDEARTGVAESLRRRLKEL
- a CDS encoding formate--tetrahydrofolate ligase is translated as MKTDIEIAREAKLNKIAEIADGLGIHDDNVIPYGKYIAKVPYSVIDDAKVKKNNLILVTAITPTKAGIGKTTVSIGLALGLNKIGKKAVAALREPSLGPCFGMKGGAAGGGYAQVLPMEDINLHFTGDFHAITSAHNMISALFDNYIFRNQGTPKAIKTVLWKRVLDVNDRNLRQVVTGLGDGNGVVMESGFDITPASEIMAIFCLAKDIEDLRRRIENIILGYDTENNAVKVKDLGIAGSIVVLLKNAINPNLVQTTENTPAFIHGGPFANIAHGCNSVIATKTALTYGEYVITEAGFAADLGAEKFFDIKCRKAGLNPKLTIIAATTGGLKMHGDVPEKEISKPNAEALKKGLINLDKHIENMKKFGQTVVVALNRYGYDIDSELDLVKKHCEAQGVGFAVNNAFVEGGKGAVALAELVVKTIETNPSKPLKFVYEDKDPIKTKIEKICKEIYGAADVTYSGAADKMIKKIEEAGMADFPVCVAKTQYSFSSDPKLYGVPTGFEMNVRDIVLNSGSEMIVAIMGDMMRMPGLPKDPQAIRIDLVNGNIEGLS
- a CDS encoding M42 family metallopeptidase, whose protein sequence is MNIRYAVELSKELLQIHSPGGYTKNAIDRIKKEFDSLGIKYTETNKGAIYGTIEGKNTAKHRVVSAHADTLGAMVRQIKPNGCLKLAAIGGIAFNSIEGENLYIITRTGKVITGTGLPEKASVHIFEAIEKEERNLETFEVRLDAETHSKEETLALGVNIGDFVAFEPRTIETEDGYIKSRHLDDKACVGMLFAACKALKEKGENPAYTTHFFISNYEEIGHGFYGIPKECFEVLALDIGTVGGEQNSDEHAVTIIAKDSRTPYDFGFRHRLENLAIQNKINYRTDVMFRYGSDASMYVLQGFDINFACMGPGVSATHHYERTHIDSYKETINLLYAYLMSE
- a CDS encoding TP0733 family outer membrane beta-barrel protein, which produces MKRFISCCLIISVFLIPIFAQEEAEAPSNSKIDGTAVFRPVRQGDKFIKVGLSLGVPLFNTSIEKFAIKPNIWPGGTINAAFGYYILDGFSLGGSIGFQFYPTLAKNLYFAVPITFDMGYTFAAGKWRIPLGGGIGLAIQSYSGNGAQYFGMIFRFDAGTYYQYSPEWSFGGDVSWNVVPQWFKDKTNNRTGNFLGITFAARYHL
- the folD gene encoding bifunctional methylenetetrahydrofolate dehydrogenase/methenyltetrahydrofolate cyclohydrolase FolD gives rise to the protein MSAKIIDGSQIAADLRADIAKDVEKIKAKGVQPTLAVILVGNDPASQSYVKGKTNALHEVGMNDRTFRLPETTTQDELLKLIKELNADKLINGILVQLPLPKQIDPDAVIEAINPEKDVDGFHPVNVGKLLLGHDTFIPCTPHGVIHLLKRTGVETKGANVVIVGRSNIVGKPLSVLMMNKDVNATVTVCHSGTKNLAEVTKEADILVAAMGKPQFIKADMIKKGAVVIDVGVNRIDDSTKKSGFRLVGDVDFEPACEIASAITPVPKGVGPMTIAMLVANTLIAAKRQNGLE